A part of Bubalus bubalis isolate 160015118507 breed Murrah chromosome 6, NDDB_SH_1, whole genome shotgun sequence genomic DNA contains:
- the LOC112582595 gene encoding LOW QUALITY PROTEIN: uncharacterized protein LOC112582595 (The sequence of the model RefSeq protein was modified relative to this genomic sequence to represent the inferred CDS: substituted 1 base at 1 genomic stop codon): protein MGPLAAPVLEGHDWSALCACKASTWSVRRAPEEGWAASPHTDFSAADFRAAANTEFGPGTPGPAPTALSPQHRATLDGFPPPPLPLQPTPQPRGAGGGSGRPSPCPFKSLPTEAPQGDPGGGGSSTLSFRNSARSGAPRVAPPTGAARHFGFPDALAAAVGLPASPGHAPRVARLGRGAHLAAPAARPRRRHAAPAAAPALCLAGGLQVACGCQLPSEWRPLSEGCRAELAEIIVXAKVLALHEEMHGLYSYLPWQYEASDAGLFYSAEIEMLCDQAWGSMLEVPGGSRLNLTGLGYFSCHSHTVVQDYSYFFFLRMDENYNLLPHGVNFQDAIFPDTQENRRMFSSLFQFSNCSQGQQWQLSHDWEVQEDTRVIQRTQGMVVTNRLPTVLLHSMWTPSRAVSITASLELCLAVVNAVLASGAHCGHRRVTH from the exons AAGGCCATGACTGGAGCGCGCTTTGTGCCTGCAAAGCTTCCACCTGGTCTGTGCGCAGGGCTCCGGAAGAGGGCTGGGCCGCCTCTCCCCACACTGACTTTTCGGCCGCGGACTTCCGCGCTGCCGCAAACACCGAATTCGGCCCGGGAACTCCCGGTCCAGCGCCGACTGCGCTGTCTCCCCAGCACCGCGCGACCCTGGACGGCTTCCCGCCTCCGCCCCTCCCGCTGCAGCCCACGCCCCAGCCACGGGGGGCAGGAGGCGGCAGTGGCCGGCCCTCCCCGTGCCCTTTTAAAAGCCTCCCAACCGAGGCCCCGCAGGGGGATCCCGGCGGAGGAGGGAGCAGCACGCTGAGCTTCCGCAACAGTGCGCGGAGCGGAGCGCCCCGGGTTGCCCCTCCCACTGGTGCGGCCCGGCACTTCGGGTTCCCAGACGCTCTTGCTGCTGCCGTGGGGCTCCCCGCTTCCCCCGGCCATGCGCCCCGGGTAGCGCGCCTGGGGCGCGGAGCCCACCTGGCGGCTCCCGCCGCTCGCCCTCGCCGCCGGCATGCTGCACCCGCTGCTGCTCCAGCGCTCTGCCTGGCCGGCGGGCTACAGGTCGCCTGCGGCTGCCAGCTGCCCTCCGAGTGGAGACCCCTGAGCGAGGGCTGCCGAGCGGAGCTGGCCGAGATCATCGTGTAGGCCAAGGTGCTGGCGCTGCACGAGGAGATGCACGGCCTGTACAGCTACCTGCCCTGGCAGTATGAGGCCAGCGACGCGGGGCTCTTCTACTCCGCTGAGATCGAGATGCTGTGCGACCAGGCATGGGGCAGCATGCTCGAGGTGCCCGGGGGCTCCAGGCTCAACCTCACCGGCCTGGGCTACTTCTCCTGTCACTCCCACACCGTGGTCCAGGATTACTcctatttcttcttcctcag gatggatGAGAACTATAACCTCTTGCCTCATGGAGTCAATTTCCAAGATGCCATCTTTCCAGACACTCAAGAGAACAGAAGGATGTTTTCTAGCCTTTTCCAGTTTTCAAACTGTTCACAAGGGCAGCAGTGGCAACTTTCTCATGACTGGGAGGTTCAAGAAGACACTAGG GTCATCCAGAGGACCCAAGGCATGGTGGTTACTAATAGACTTCCCACAGTACTTCTTCATTCCATGTGGACTCCTTCAAGGGCAGTGAGCATCACAGCATCCCTTGAACTTTGTCTGG CTGTGGTGAACGCAGTGCTGGCATCTGGTGCCCATTGTGGGCACAGGCGTGTGACTCATTAA